The following are encoded in a window of Phycisphaerae bacterium genomic DNA:
- the sulP gene encoding sulfate permease produces MASILTSRLGNFIPILSMFRSYSRYGLGSDLLAGLSVCVVMIPSVIAYAELAGLSPVHGLYAALAGLVGYALFASSRQVIAGPDAAITLLVAGAVGPLAADDPSRAVTLAAITALLGGGLMLLAGWLRAGVVADFISKPVLVGYLTGAALILISTQLGKLLGIRAHEHDFFPLLAELARRLRETHPLTLGIGVGFIAVLEVLRRVAPRIPGALVVFIVALIISSLFDLGGRGVSVVGFVPRGLPAFRFPTLSLQDIRELLPAAVGIVMLTFPEAVLLARAFAARNRYDIRPNQELYALAAANVAAGLFQGFSVGASQSRTTVNEAAGGKTQLASLIAAGALVGFLLFLTPLLRPLPTVALASILISAGVHLIEIHEYRVLFRGSRKGFVLALVVAAGVLLVGVVPGILIGVMASLIYVLARLARPLDAVLREVPESGRFHDLGEAPEAETVPGLIAYRFYAPLFFANAEYFVQRVRELIASSPHPVRCFLIDMQAVWEVDVTASEALIRLADELQKDHVALGIARANRPLREKLERIGLHEKADGIKYYPSVHAAIDAFRREAADTQGADSSPA; encoded by the coding sequence ATGGCCTCGATCCTCACGAGCCGCCTCGGAAACTTCATCCCGATTCTAAGCATGTTCCGGTCGTACTCGCGCTACGGGTTGGGTTCTGACCTGCTCGCCGGCCTCAGCGTGTGCGTCGTCATGATCCCCTCGGTCATCGCCTACGCCGAGTTAGCGGGACTGTCGCCGGTTCATGGGTTGTATGCCGCGCTGGCCGGCCTTGTCGGCTACGCACTGTTCGCCAGCTCGCGACAAGTCATCGCCGGACCCGACGCGGCCATCACACTTCTCGTTGCCGGCGCCGTCGGACCGCTCGCCGCCGACGATCCGTCGCGCGCGGTCACCCTGGCCGCGATCACCGCCCTCCTCGGCGGGGGATTGATGCTACTGGCGGGGTGGCTCCGGGCCGGCGTCGTCGCCGACTTCATTTCCAAACCCGTGCTGGTGGGATATCTGACCGGGGCGGCATTGATCTTGATTTCCACGCAACTCGGCAAGCTCCTGGGCATCCGCGCCCACGAGCACGACTTTTTTCCGCTCCTGGCGGAGTTGGCGCGCCGTTTGCGCGAGACCCACCCCCTGACCCTCGGCATAGGCGTGGGGTTTATCGCCGTGCTTGAAGTGCTGCGGCGGGTCGCGCCGCGGATCCCCGGGGCGCTGGTCGTGTTTATTGTCGCGCTCATTATCTCCAGCTTGTTTGATCTTGGGGGTCGCGGTGTCAGCGTCGTCGGATTTGTCCCGCGCGGCCTGCCCGCGTTTCGTTTTCCCACCCTATCGCTTCAGGATATTCGTGAACTCCTGCCCGCGGCGGTCGGCATCGTCATGTTGACCTTTCCGGAAGCCGTCCTGCTGGCCCGCGCGTTCGCCGCGCGAAACCGGTATGACATTCGCCCCAACCAGGAACTCTACGCCCTGGCCGCGGCCAACGTCGCCGCCGGGTTGTTTCAGGGCTTCTCCGTCGGGGCCAGCCAATCCCGTACGACGGTGAACGAAGCCGCGGGCGGGAAAACCCAGCTCGCCAGCCTGATCGCCGCCGGGGCGCTGGTCGGTTTTCTCCTTTTCCTCACCCCCCTGCTACGCCCGCTCCCCACGGTCGCGCTCGCCTCGATCCTGATCTCCGCCGGCGTACATCTCATCGAAATACACGAATACCGCGTACTCTTCCGGGGAAGTCGCAAGGGCTTCGTACTGGCCCTCGTCGTCGCCGCTGGCGTGCTGCTGGTCGGCGTGGTCCCGGGCATCCTGATCGGCGTCATGGCGTCGTTGATTTATGTCCTGGCGCGTCTGGCCCGCCCATTGGACGCAGTCTTGCGCGAAGTGCCCGAATCGGGGCGATTTCACGATCTGGGTGAGGCGCCGGAGGCCGAGACAGTCCCCGGTCTGATCGCGTATCGGTTTTACGCGCCGCTCTTCTTTGCCAACGCCGAGTACTTCGTACAGCGCGTTCGGGAGTTGATCGCCTCCAGCCCCCATCCGGTTCGCTGCTTCCTGATCGACATGCAGGCGGTGTGGGAGGTCGACGTGACTGCGTCCGAGGCGTTGATCCGACTGGCGGATGAATTACAGAAGGACCATGTGGCCCTGGGGATCGCCCGCGCGAACCGACCGCTCCGCGAGAAACTCGAGCGCATCGGGCTGCACGAAAAGGCTGACGGGATAAAGTACTATCCATCCGTTCACGCGGCGATTGACGCTTTTCGTCGTGAAGCGGCGGACACGCAGGGCGCGGACAGTTCGCCTGCTTGA
- a CDS encoding bile acid:sodium symporter — protein sequence MSLERITNLLVTITLIEMMLAIGLGVTFAELGAVARNRGLLLRAALANYVCVPAFTVALLFLFHAQPMVAAGFLILAVCPGAPFGPACTALARGNVSTAVGTMVFLAGSSALLAPLMLRFLLPLMGGNQPLQVDAAGMVTALFATQLAPLMIGLAVRHGWPSVAQKVKSPSDKLSAILSLVTLGFLLVIQFPALKEIRLVGFGGMGILLIASLASGWILGGPGRADRSALALTTSLRNVGVGLVIATRTFADTPAVLAVAAYGIVEIIGSVLVALWWRR from the coding sequence TTGTCGCTCGAACGGATTACTAACCTCCTGGTGACGATCACGTTGATCGAAATGATGCTGGCCATCGGGCTCGGCGTCACCTTCGCCGAACTGGGCGCCGTTGCCCGGAACCGCGGGCTGCTCCTGCGGGCGGCGCTGGCCAACTATGTCTGCGTCCCCGCCTTTACGGTCGCGCTATTGTTTCTCTTCCACGCCCAGCCAATGGTCGCGGCGGGTTTTCTCATCCTCGCGGTTTGCCCCGGAGCCCCTTTTGGACCGGCCTGCACCGCGCTCGCCCGAGGCAACGTCAGCACCGCCGTCGGCACGATGGTGTTTCTGGCCGGGTCGTCGGCCCTACTCGCACCCCTGATGCTCCGCTTCCTTCTTCCGCTCATGGGGGGAAATCAGCCGCTCCAGGTGGACGCGGCGGGCATGGTGACCGCACTATTTGCCACTCAATTGGCCCCGCTGATGATCGGTCTCGCCGTGCGGCACGGGTGGCCATCGGTGGCGCAGAAAGTGAAATCCCCGTCGGACAAACTGAGCGCGATTCTCAGCCTGGTTACTCTCGGTTTTCTTCTGGTCATTCAATTTCCCGCGCTCAAGGAGATTCGGCTCGTCGGCTTCGGGGGCATGGGGATTCTGTTGATCGCCAGTCTGGCCTCCGGATGGATCCTGGGCGGCCCGGGCCGCGCTGATCGCAGTGCCCTGGCCCTGACCACATCGCTGCGCAACGTCGGCGTCGGACTGGTCATCGCGACGCGGACCTTCGCCGACACGCCCGCAGTGCTCGCCGTCGCGGCCTATGGCATCGTGGAGATCATCGGCTCCGTGCTGGTCGCTCTGTGGTGGCGCCGTTGA
- the hypB gene encoding hydrogenase nickel incorporation protein HypB, with protein MMTTIEVLRNVFQRNDDAACENRALLDRHGIVCFNLLGGAGSGKTSILEELLRAMKDTLRVAVLEGDLATTRDSERIARLDVPVIQLLTDGGCHLNATLVQQALARLSLESLDLIIIENVGNPICPANFNLGEHDRISVLSVAEGDDKPSKYPLLFKNAALILLTKCDLLPHTNFKVASAIQDIRRINSHTPVVLTSARTHSGIDELEQWIVGYVRRKVSGPRTPTVDQRRHHRATSTEPMISTMP; from the coding sequence ATGATGACGACGATTGAGGTGCTCCGCAACGTCTTTCAGCGTAACGACGACGCCGCATGCGAGAACAGGGCGCTGCTGGATCGCCACGGTATCGTGTGCTTCAATCTTCTCGGCGGCGCCGGGAGCGGCAAAACCTCTATTCTGGAGGAGTTGTTGCGTGCGATGAAGGACACCTTGCGCGTCGCGGTGCTGGAAGGCGATCTCGCCACGACCCGCGATTCCGAACGGATTGCGCGGCTCGACGTACCCGTGATTCAACTCTTGACGGATGGCGGATGTCACTTGAATGCGACCCTCGTCCAACAGGCCCTGGCTCGATTGTCCCTGGAAAGCCTCGATTTGATCATCATCGAAAACGTCGGGAACCCGATTTGTCCGGCCAACTTTAACCTGGGCGAGCATGATCGCATCAGCGTACTGAGCGTAGCCGAAGGCGACGACAAACCTTCCAAGTATCCACTCCTCTTCAAGAACGCTGCCCTCATCTTGTTGACGAAGTGTGACCTGCTTCCCCATACGAACTTCAAGGTGGCGAGCGCAATTCAGGACATTCGTCGCATCAATTCCCACACGCCGGTCGTCTTGACGAGCGCAAGAACTCATTCCGGTATCGACGAGCTTGAACAATGGATCGTCGGATACGTGCGCCGCAAAGTGTCGGGACCCCGAACACCGACTGTTGATCAACGGCGCCACCACAGAGCGACCAGCACGGAGCCGATGATCTCCACGATGCCATAG
- a CDS encoding hydrogenase maturation nickel metallochaperone HypA translates to MHELAVARSLVEAADREAERFGARAVLCVRCRLGVLRQVDSWLLQEAFNVARQGTLCESSRLLIEKTDLSAACGKCDVRFPIQDGRWDCPACGAEGTDVSGGDELELTSIDVESDDEFTQPSKPTAADCETGVSR, encoded by the coding sequence ATGCATGAATTGGCGGTAGCTCGGTCCCTCGTGGAGGCGGCAGACCGTGAGGCCGAGCGTTTTGGGGCACGAGCGGTCCTTTGCGTGCGCTGCCGACTCGGCGTGTTGAGACAGGTGGACTCCTGGCTGCTGCAGGAAGCCTTCAACGTCGCCCGCCAGGGAACGCTCTGTGAATCGAGCCGATTGTTAATCGAAAAGACGGATCTCAGCGCCGCTTGTGGAAAATGCGATGTCCGCTTCCCAATTCAAGACGGCCGGTGGGATTGCCCGGCCTGTGGGGCCGAAGGAACCGACGTCTCCGGCGGCGATGAACTGGAGTTGACGTCCATCGACGTTGAGTCGGACGACGAGTTCACCCAGCCGAGCAAACCAACAGCGGCGGATTGCGAGACGGGAGTTTCACGATGA
- a CDS encoding hydrogenase maturation protease: MDMNMCPDRLQQVCIVGCGRWLRADDQVGLCVVEALMKNPRLSGARIYLTEAPAADIPNWLDGIALLILVDAARGSVANPPGSFQRLVYGRDGHRLHSRNARDTHGLSVDLALNLSESLALLPHESWIYAIAVENCGYGEELSAPVNTAVPKVCNAILNDVQAWLKELEPCHA, encoded by the coding sequence ATGGATATGAACATGTGTCCGGACCGGCTACAACAGGTTTGCATCGTCGGCTGCGGTCGCTGGCTGCGCGCGGACGATCAAGTGGGGCTGTGCGTCGTCGAAGCGCTCATGAAGAATCCGAGACTGTCTGGCGCCCGGATTTATTTGACGGAAGCGCCAGCCGCCGACATTCCCAACTGGCTTGACGGAATCGCGTTGCTCATTCTCGTGGATGCGGCCCGAGGCTCGGTAGCGAATCCTCCGGGCAGCTTTCAGCGCCTCGTTTACGGGAGGGACGGCCATCGCCTTCACTCTCGCAATGCAAGAGACACGCACGGGCTCAGTGTGGACCTCGCGCTCAACTTGTCTGAGAGTCTCGCCCTCCTCCCACATGAATCCTGGATTTATGCCATCGCAGTCGAGAATTGCGGCTACGGCGAAGAACTCTCCGCGCCCGTGAATACGGCGGTCCCCAAGGTGTGCAACGCCATTCTGAACGACGTTCAAGCATGGCTCAAAGAATTGGAGCCATGCCATGCATGA
- a CDS encoding Ni/Fe hydrogenase subunit alpha: MKSVTIDVKEVTRVEGHGNIAVRLDDGEITRLELQIVESPRFFESFLRGRRFDEAPHITCRICGICSVGHTTASLKAIEAACGITPSDQTVLLRKLILYGEELQSHFLHLYFLAVPDYLGVGSVIPLAKTHPTVVQRALRMKKLANDICAAVGGRHIHPIALHVGGMTHVPASDALTDLKRRLEDSREDLAETVALFSQLKVPALNRDTEYLSLKVTNNGEYAFYDGDIVSTKDPRPTKVADYRQRVMETVVPHSAAKHCRTPVSSTFAVGALARFNNNHDQLHPAAKAVAKTLGLAAPCNNPFHNNTAQLVETVHCVETCIEFIDELLTRGLAVEPLAAPARFELGAGAAEVPRGLLFHEYGLDSKGRIESANLIIPTGQNLANIEEDMRALVKQLLQAGKAKEEMTLQLEMLVRAYDPCISCATHFLDVEWI; this comes from the coding sequence ATGAAGAGCGTCACCATCGATGTAAAGGAAGTCACCCGCGTCGAGGGCCACGGCAACATCGCCGTCCGGCTCGACGATGGCGAAATTACGCGGCTCGAGCTTCAGATCGTCGAGAGTCCGCGCTTTTTCGAATCGTTTTTGCGCGGCCGCCGCTTCGACGAAGCGCCGCATATCACCTGCCGGATTTGTGGCATTTGCAGCGTGGGGCACACGACCGCGAGCCTCAAGGCCATCGAGGCAGCGTGCGGCATTACACCAAGCGACCAAACCGTCTTGCTGCGAAAACTGATCCTCTATGGCGAGGAGCTGCAGAGCCACTTCCTTCATCTGTATTTTCTGGCTGTGCCCGACTACCTCGGCGTAGGGTCGGTCATTCCCCTTGCAAAAACTCATCCAACAGTGGTTCAACGGGCGCTGCGGATGAAGAAGCTGGCCAATGACATCTGCGCGGCCGTTGGAGGACGGCACATTCATCCCATCGCCTTGCACGTGGGCGGGATGACCCACGTTCCCGCAAGTGATGCGCTGACGGACCTCAAGCGGCGGCTGGAGGATTCCCGGGAGGACCTGGCGGAGACGGTCGCCCTTTTTTCCCAATTAAAAGTCCCCGCCCTGAATCGCGACACCGAATACCTGTCTCTCAAGGTTACGAACAATGGCGAGTACGCCTTCTACGATGGCGACATCGTATCGACCAAGGACCCTCGGCCGACGAAGGTCGCGGACTATCGTCAACGCGTCATGGAAACCGTCGTTCCGCACTCGGCGGCCAAACATTGCCGGACGCCCGTTTCGAGCACCTTTGCCGTCGGCGCGCTGGCGCGCTTCAATAACAACCACGATCAACTCCATCCGGCGGCGAAGGCCGTTGCGAAGACACTGGGTTTGGCTGCGCCTTGCAATAATCCTTTTCACAACAACACCGCCCAGCTCGTGGAAACCGTGCATTGCGTGGAGACGTGCATCGAGTTTATCGATGAACTGCTGACCCGCGGGCTCGCGGTCGAACCGCTCGCTGCCCCGGCGCGGTTCGAACTTGGTGCGGGAGCCGCGGAAGTTCCACGGGGCCTGCTTTTTCATGAATACGGTCTCGATTCCAAGGGCCGAATCGAGAGCGCGAACCTGATTATCCCCACCGGCCAGAACCTCGCCAACATAGAAGAAGACATGCGCGCCTTGGTGAAGCAACTGCTCCAGGCCGGAAAGGCCAAAGAAGAGATGACATTGCAACTGGAGATGCTGGTGCGCGCCTACGACCCCTGCATTTCCTGCGCAACCCATTTTCTTGATGTGGAATGGATATGA
- a CDS encoding FAD/NAD(P)-binding protein: MRTVETTCADPTDVYLPEPADVLSVRSLTALEKHYELHLQSGSPLDHTPGQFVQVSIFGVGECPISICSSPTRPQTFELAVRRVGDVTSKIHGLCAGDTIGIRGPLGHGFDTKALEGRDIVIVAGGCALAPARSLIHYILDKRDRFGAFHLLYGAHSPPELLFRDELEAWQSDPRLQCRVTVDHASASWHGHTGVVTRLFTELPPLNPARTRAVVIGPPVMFKFVMLELLERNIPAGNVYCSLERRMKCGIGKCGHCQVNNLYACMEGPVFKYSELATVREAIE, translated from the coding sequence ATGCGTACCGTTGAAACCACTTGCGCCGACCCCACCGACGTGTATCTGCCCGAGCCGGCGGACGTACTGTCGGTGCGCAGCCTTACGGCGCTGGAGAAACACTACGAACTGCATCTGCAAAGCGGTTCGCCGCTGGACCACACTCCGGGGCAGTTCGTTCAAGTCTCTATCTTCGGCGTCGGCGAGTGCCCGATCTCCATCTGCTCGTCCCCGACGCGGCCCCAGACCTTTGAGCTGGCCGTCCGCCGAGTCGGCGATGTTACGTCCAAAATACATGGCCTCTGCGCGGGAGACACCATCGGCATTCGCGGACCGTTGGGCCACGGCTTCGACACTAAGGCCCTCGAGGGCCGAGACATCGTGATCGTAGCCGGCGGATGTGCGCTCGCACCAGCCCGTTCGCTCATTCACTATATCCTGGACAAGCGCGACCGCTTCGGTGCATTTCATCTGCTCTATGGAGCGCACTCGCCGCCCGAGTTGCTCTTCCGCGATGAGCTGGAGGCCTGGCAATCCGACCCGCGCCTCCAATGTCGCGTCACGGTCGACCACGCGAGCGCCTCCTGGCACGGGCACACGGGTGTGGTGACGCGCCTGTTTACCGAGTTGCCCCCCCTGAACCCGGCAAGGACGCGTGCCGTCGTCATAGGGCCGCCGGTCATGTTCAAATTCGTCATGCTCGAACTGCTCGAGCGCAACATTCCCGCCGGCAATGTGTACTGCTCGCTGGAGCGACGGATGAAGTGCGGCATTGGTAAATGCGGACATTGCCAGGTCAATAACCTCTATGCATGCATGGAGGGGCCGGTTTTCAAATATTCGGAGTTGGCCACCGTGCGTGAGGCGATCGAATGA